A stretch of Episyrphus balteatus chromosome 2, idEpiBalt1.1, whole genome shotgun sequence DNA encodes these proteins:
- the LOC129908129 gene encoding fat body protein 2-like, with protein sequence MMDLAGKNVVLVGGYGGIGMATARLLLKKKIANLVIVSRLENMENLRKLQAEASNVNVLSVQMDITNRQSIEKGMKDIALQIKQIDLLINSAGVLMDRDVETTIAVNLTGLINTCLMALPLMDKTQMGRGGLIVNLASVYGLEPNGALAVFSAAKHGVIGFTRSMSDETIQRRTGVSMIAALPGLTQSELMMNLRDKTTLDTTKELVEQMLAAKQQKPEDVALNLMKAIEMNKNGALYILNLGNLKEVSLNTHWQL encoded by the exons ATGATGGATCTAGCTGGAAAGAATGTTGTTCTCGTTGGAGGATATGGTGGCATTGGTATGGCCACTGCTCGCCTTCTCTTAAAGAAGAAGATTGCCAATCTGGTCATTGTCAGCCGTTTGGAAAACATGGAAAACTTACGCAAACTTCAAGCTGAAGCTTCCAACGTTAACGTACTATCGGTTCAAATGGATATCACAAACCGTCAAAGCATCGAAAAGGGTATGAAAGATATCGCTTTGCAAATTAAGCAAATCGATCTTTTGATCAATTCTGCTGGAGTGCTGATGGATCGTGATGTTGAAACAACTATTGCTGTTAACTTG ACCGGATTGATCAATACCTGCCTTATGGCCTTGCCATTGATGGACAAAACCCAAATGGGACGTGGTGGACTTATTGTTAACCTTGCTTCTGTTTATGGTTTGGAACCAAATGGAGCTTTGGCTGTATTCTCAGCTGCCAAACATGGAGTCATTGGGTTCACTCGTTCAATGAGC gaCGAAACCATTCAACGACGCACTGGAGTCTCAATGATTGCTGCTCTTCCAGGCTTAACTCAATCAGAACTCATGATGAACTTGCGTGATAAGACAACTTTGGATACCACCAAGGAATTGGTTGAACAAATGTTGGCTGCCAAACAACAAAAACCTGAAGATGTTGCACTTAATCTAATGAAGGCTAttgaaatgaacaaaaatgGTGCTTTGTACATTCTAAACTTGGGCAACCTCAAGGAAGTTTCATTGAACACCCATTGgcaattgtaa
- the LOC129908126 gene encoding pupal cuticle protein-like: protein MKLFISCLVMCALLGISQAQYQDSPAVKAAKAAHFEAVRRAETIIANNPGPFNQTRRPVEETTQHKLGLNVHDTPEVAAAKSAHYKALRDAEEATAIANSTSKYPDSFSGVHHQHQQHHVPAVYSPPATPSPTRRPATVQYQPTPVHHHQSVPIVQQTTQHKLGVNVHETPEVAAARAAHFEALRRAEQAASVSGPIEYEDTYLMVPSYQKIAPIVPVPIAQPAVRGGPRFIEPSVPHYGQRAHAVMYVPQTYEQNVEYGQHIEMIPVVTYPQTNQHKLGVNVEDTPEVAAAKKAHFEAFRQAQIAAGSAAFEDEEENSAPRNNYFSNPTRQYGQVNY, encoded by the coding sequence atgaaattattcaTTTCTTGTTTGGTAATGTGTGCCCTTCTTGGTATATCACAGGCTCAATACCAAGATTCACCAGCTGTTAAAGCAGCTAAAGCAGCACATTTCGAAGCAGTTCGTCGTGCCGAAacaattattgcaaataatccTGGACCATTTAACCAAACACGAAGACCAGTTGAAGAAACTACTCAACACAAGTTGGGATTAAACGTTCATGATACTCCCGAAGTTGCAGCAGCAAAATCGGCTCATTATAAGGCTCTTCGTGATGCTGAAGAAGCAACAGCTATTGCAAATTCAACATCAAAATATCCTGATTCGTTTTCGGGTgttcatcatcaacatcagcaACATCATGTCCCAGCTGTTTACAGTCCTCCTGCAACACCATCACCAACTCGTCGCCCAGCTACCGTTCAATACCAACCAACTCCAGTCCATCATCATCAATCGGTACCAATTGTTCAACAAACTACCCAACATAAACTTGGAGTAAATGTACATGAAACTCCGGAAGTTGCTGCAGCTAGAGCTGCTCACTTTGAAGCCCTTCGTCGTGCTGAGCAGGCTGCATCTGTATCTGGTCCAATTGAATATGAAGACACATACTTAATGGTTCCAAGTTATCAAAAGATCGCTCCAATTGTTCCAGTTCCAATCGCTCAACCAGCTGTTCGTGGTGGGCCACGATTTATTGAACCAAGTGTTCCACATTATGGACAAAGAGCTCATGCAGTTATGTATGTTCCACAAACATATGAACAGAATGTCGAATATGGTCAACATATTGAGATGATTCCAGTTGTCACTTATCCACAAACTAATCAACACAAACTCGGAGTTAATGTTGAAGATACCCCAGAGGTTGCTGCTGCTAAAAAGGCACATTTCGAGGCATTCCGTCAAGCTCAAATAGCAGCAGGTTCTGCTGCTTTCGAAGATGAGGAGGAGAATTCAGCTCCACGTAATAATTATTTCAGCAATCCAACAAGGCAATATGGTCAAGTTAACTATTAA
- the LOC129908124 gene encoding mucin-4-like produces MKIFLVLTIILAVGSASVVQFSPTLYTAAIPITTQYHAQDGLGQYSYGYSGGPSAKAEYKSLDGVTRGSYSYVDADGELQTVEYTADSANGFQASATNLPKAPIDDKTAPKPVEDTPEVAMAKAEHLAAFREAELRAAEQPEEGEGQAEQSSNGSQEASSREAATSPETESPNRLESSSERTNEPAESSNGSAQQSSSESTSENGNGNGNAEITRLSTNGLTSIGSGLSNLNGLNLNSGLSLGSLPTLSDLSSLRSLQLNGDLSSNDAMRFSEITPATTSQLRPLSLTSLRLPSTSYLRVSTPTHGYSIISPSILTAVPTLRATSSQTISRTLPISLTSSFLTQGLH; encoded by the coding sequence ATGAAGATATTCCTTGTCCTGACCATCATTTTGGCAGTTGGTAGTGCATCGGTAGTGCAATTCTCACCGACATTATACACTGCTGCCATTCCAATTACCACACAATACCATGCTCAAGATGGCCTAGGACAGTATTCATATGGATATAGTGGAGGTCCTTCGGCGAAGGCTGAATACAAATCCCTAGATGGAGTGACTCGTGGATCTTATAGCTATGTGGATGCTGATGGAGAGTTACAGACTGTCGAGTACACAGCTGATAGTGCAAATGGATTCCAGGCTTCAGCTACTAATTTGCCCAAAGCTCCGATTGATGATAAGACTGCTCCAAAGCCAGTTGAGGACACTCCCGAAGTTGCCATGGCCAAGGCTGAACATTTAGCTGCTTTCAGAGAAGCTGAATTAAGAGCCGCTGAACAACCTGAAGAAGGTGAAGGTCAGGCTGAACAATCATCTAATGGTTCCCAAGAAGCCAGCTCTCGGGAAGCAGCTACATCGCCTGAAACTGAAAGTCCAAATCGATTGGAAAGCTCAAGTGAAAGAACCAATGAACCCGCAGAATCTAGCAATGGCTCAGCTCAGCAATCATCTTCGGAGAGTACTAGTGAAAATGGAAATGGTAATGGCAATGCTGAAATTACTCGACTTTCCACAAATGGTCTCACTTCCATTGGCAGTGGATTAAGCAATCTCAATGGTCTTAACCTAAATAGTGGTCTTAGTTTGGGATCTCTTCCTACTCTATCCGACTTGAGCTCTCTAAGGAGTCTCCAATTAAATGGAGACCTTTCAAGCAACGATGCCATGCGTTTCTCTGAAATCACTCCAGCTACTACATCTCAATTGCGTCCACTATCACTGACATCACTTCGTCTACCATCGACATCATATCTGAGAGTTTCGACACCAACTCATGGATACAGCATCATTTCGCCTTCAATTTTAACCGCTGTGCCAACTCTTCGAGCTACATCAAGTCAAACAATAAGCCGCACGCTGCCTATTTCTTTGACTTCGTCATTTCTGACTCAAGGACTTCATTGA
- the LOC129909344 gene encoding calphotin-like: MKFFVAFSALLAVASAGGLYYAPGPLLARAAFQPAVQQQYHAQDEFGQYTYGYSEPLSAKQEVKTLDGVTRGSYSYVDAEGKLQTVDYTADAGGFRVSATNLPKPVEAPEIKPAEAPMPVVETPEVAAARSAHMAAIEEAKAREASVSVAAAPVPAPIPASMPAPVQAIFNPRDLPQQVEDTPEVALAKKEHLKAIENAKLRNAIVKEANEVSAAPVYNAPIVAAPLVAAPAPLRYISSAQVPLALPYSQAILPSGFAYSYGLQDGSIFPASRFLSSQIIHDIDLIVPSPSMYVNVPRIIPSGERISCRDKLPSPNPYVAKSPNEYSPVALANTMTAKKAQLTFYIMMKTFVAFSALLAIASASVSYYAPAGLVIPATKHQYHAQDEFGQYAFGYSEPLSAKQEVKTLDGVTRGSYSYKDSDGIIQTVDYTADAGGFRVAATNLPKPVEALEVPVQEIPKQVEDTPEVAAAKSAHLAAVEEAKLRNREQEPAPVPVIAAPVELPRQVEDTPEVAQAKAEHLNAVEEAKIRNAAIEKIDKELSIIRSTPLLAPLQLAYRSLLPNPIQNQFSYTYGLSGALPLLSNTHFVTSHVIH; this comes from the exons ATGAAATTCTTTGTTGCATTCTCCGCTTTATTGGCAGTAGCTTCAGCCGGTGGCTTGTATTATGCACCAGGACCACTCCTTGCTCGTGCTGCCTTCCAGCCAGCCGTGCAACAGCAATACCATGCCCAGGACGAATTCGGTCAATACACTTATGGATACAGCGAGCCTCTGTCAGCCAAACAAGAAGTCAAGACTTTGGATGGAGTGACTCGTGGATCATACAGCTATGTGGATGCTGAAGGAAAATTGCAAACCGTCGACTATACCGCTGATGCTGGTGGTTTCCGTGTTTCTGCAACCAATTTGCCCAAGCCAGTTGAAGCTCCAGAAATTAAGCCAGCTGAAGCACCAATGCCAGTCGTTGAAACTCCAGAAGTTGCAGCTGCCAGATCAGCTCATATGGCTGCCATTGAAGAAGCTAAGGCACGTGAAGCATCTGTCTCAGTTGCTGCAGCTCCAGTTCCAGCTCCAATCCCAGCTTCAATGCCAGCTCCAGTTCAAGCCATTTTCAATCCACGTGATTTGCCTCAACAAGTTGAAGATACCCCTGAAGTTGCTCTTGCCAAGAAGGAACACTTGAAGGCTATTGAAAATGCCAAATTGAGAAATGCCATTGTCAAGGAAGCCAATGAAGTATCAGCTGCTCCAGTTTATAATGCACCCATTGTTGCTGCTCCATTAGTTGCTGCTCCAGCTCCATTACGTTACATTAGCAGTGCGCAAGTTCCACTTGCACTTCCCTATAGCCAAGCTATTTTACCATCTGGCTTTGCCTACTCATACGGACTTCAAGATGGTTCAATCTTCCCAGCCAGTCGGTTTTTGAGCTCACAAATTATCCac GATATCGACTTGATTGTACCATCTCCGTCAATGTATGTCAATGTTCCACGGATTATTCCATCCGGAGAACGAATTTCCTGTCGTGATAAACTACCATCGCCCAATCCGTACGTAGCCAAGTCACCCAATGAATATAGCCCTGTGGCATTGGCTAATACAATGACTGCAAAAAAGGCT CAACTTACCTTTTACATTATGATGAAAACATTTGTTGCATTTTCTGCTCTGTTAGCAATTGCTTCAGCTAGTGTATCATATTACGCCCCAGCTGGACTGGTTATACCAGCCACAAAGCATCAATACCATGCTCAGGATGAATTCGGCCAGTATGCCTTTGGATATAGTGAACCGTTGTCAGCCAAACAGGAAGTGAAAACCTTGGATGGCGTCACACGAGGATCTTACAGCTACAAAGATTCCGATGGAATTATTCAAACAGTCGATTATACAGCTGATGCAGGTGGTTTTAGAGTTGCCGCTACCAATTTGCCTAAGCCAGTTGAAGCTCTTGAAGTTCCTGTCCAAGAAATTCCCAAACAAGTTGAAGATACTCCCGAAGTTGCAGCTGCTAAATCTGCTCATTTGGCTGCTGTTGAAGAGGCTAAATTGAGAAATCGTGAACAAGAACCTGCCCCAGTGCCAGTGATTGCTGCTCCTGTTGAATTGCCCCGTCAAGTTGAGGATACTCCCGAAGTGGCACAGGCCAAGGCTGAACATTTGAATGCTGTCGAAGAGGCTAAAATTAGAAATGCTGCTATTGAGAAGATCGACAAAGAGTTGTCAATCATTCGCAGTACTCCATTATTGGCTCCTCTGCAATTGGCCTATCGTTCTTTGTTACCAAATCCAATTCAAAATCAATTCTCTTACACTTATGGTCTGAGTGGTGCTCTTCCTCTGCTATCAAATACGCATTTTGTGACTTCGCAtgttattcactaa